In Rhodopirellula islandica, one DNA window encodes the following:
- a CDS encoding S46 family peptidase: MFAHVRRWFLSGSCMVFALAGMSSDSHADEGMYLFNDVPRELLRDQHQFEPSEEWLKHLQLSSVRFNSGGSGSFVSSNGLVLTNHHVASDTLAKLSSKERNLIDDGFLAKSFAEELKAPDLELNQLISIEDVTERVNEQITESADAEEAAKQRRAVIATIEKESLDETGLRSDVVTLFGGAKYHLYRYKKYTDVRLVWAPETAAAFFGGDADNFEYPRYNLDATLMRVYEDGEPAKLEHFLQWNEQPAEDGDLVFVSGHPGRTQRIFTVEALEYLRDERLPHVLDLLRRKEVLLQQYRLESKEAARRGRDELFGIQNARKAYSGMLAGLQDPQTFVSKRGRQDRLLTELAKSPENAGLAEAWNEIAEVQTEKAELLDRSVSLRSELFQLALQILILSEEDRKPNEERLPGYTDSGRESLMAQILSPAPIYDDLEMVKLADEIALLLESRGMNDAVVREVLAGRSPKQIASELVTGTKIKDVETRKALIDGGLDAVLASEDPMIRLARVIAPEYRRINEISEQLGEREKQAYAEITQATTAIEGTGGYPDATFTLRLAFGVVSGYEERGETVHPTTNFAGAFTHAKEHEGQEDFDLPESWMSSKENIDLDTQLNFVCTADIIGGNSGSPVVDRNGALVGLIFDGNIQSLTSDYLYTDVQSRAVSVSGVAIPEALRSIYQANDLADQLGN; the protein is encoded by the coding sequence ATGTTTGCACACGTGCGCCGTTGGTTCTTGTCGGGAAGTTGCATGGTTTTCGCATTGGCTGGAATGTCCAGCGATTCGCATGCTGATGAAGGCATGTATTTGTTCAACGATGTTCCTCGCGAATTGCTGCGAGATCAGCATCAGTTCGAGCCCTCCGAAGAATGGCTGAAACATTTGCAGCTGTCGTCGGTGCGATTCAACTCGGGAGGATCTGGATCGTTTGTGTCCTCCAATGGTTTGGTGCTGACCAACCATCATGTCGCCAGTGACACGCTGGCGAAGCTGAGTTCCAAAGAGCGAAACCTGATTGACGATGGGTTCCTTGCAAAGAGTTTCGCCGAGGAACTCAAGGCGCCTGACTTGGAACTCAATCAACTGATCTCGATCGAAGACGTGACCGAGCGAGTCAACGAGCAGATCACCGAGTCCGCGGATGCCGAAGAGGCCGCCAAACAACGGCGGGCTGTGATCGCGACAATCGAGAAAGAATCGCTCGATGAAACCGGTTTGCGAAGCGACGTGGTGACATTGTTTGGCGGAGCCAAGTATCACCTTTATCGCTACAAGAAATACACGGACGTGCGATTGGTGTGGGCTCCTGAAACCGCCGCGGCATTCTTCGGCGGCGATGCAGATAACTTCGAGTACCCGCGTTACAACCTCGACGCGACGCTGATGCGAGTCTACGAGGATGGGGAACCAGCCAAGCTGGAACACTTCCTGCAGTGGAACGAACAACCTGCCGAAGATGGCGACCTCGTTTTCGTCAGTGGACATCCCGGGCGCACACAGCGAATCTTCACCGTCGAGGCGCTGGAGTACCTGCGTGACGAACGCCTGCCGCACGTGTTGGATTTACTGCGTCGCAAAGAGGTCCTGCTTCAACAGTACCGATTGGAAAGCAAAGAAGCGGCCCGTCGCGGACGCGATGAATTGTTCGGGATCCAAAACGCTCGCAAGGCTTATTCTGGCATGTTGGCGGGACTGCAAGACCCACAAACGTTTGTATCGAAACGAGGCCGCCAGGATCGCCTGCTGACGGAACTGGCAAAGTCGCCTGAGAACGCCGGGCTGGCCGAAGCTTGGAATGAAATCGCGGAAGTGCAGACGGAGAAGGCTGAGTTGCTTGATCGTTCGGTGTCGCTTCGCAGTGAGCTTTTCCAACTCGCGCTTCAAATTCTGATTCTGTCAGAAGAAGACCGCAAACCCAACGAAGAACGACTGCCGGGTTACACCGATTCGGGGCGGGAATCTTTGATGGCTCAGATCCTTTCGCCCGCACCGATCTACGATGATTTGGAAATGGTGAAATTGGCCGATGAAATCGCTTTGTTACTGGAAAGCCGCGGCATGAACGATGCGGTTGTGCGAGAAGTCTTGGCGGGTCGTTCGCCCAAACAGATCGCCAGCGAACTGGTGACCGGGACGAAGATCAAAGACGTGGAGACGCGAAAAGCCTTGATTGACGGTGGGTTGGATGCGGTCCTGGCTTCGGAGGATCCGATGATTCGTTTGGCCCGGGTGATCGCACCCGAGTATCGCCGAATCAATGAGATCAGTGAGCAACTCGGCGAACGCGAAAAGCAAGCTTATGCGGAGATCACCCAAGCGACGACCGCGATTGAGGGAACGGGTGGTTATCCCGATGCGACGTTCACGTTGCGTTTGGCGTTCGGGGTTGTGTCTGGGTACGAAGAACGGGGTGAGACAGTCCATCCCACGACGAACTTTGCAGGTGCATTCACGCATGCGAAGGAGCACGAGGGGCAAGAAGATTTTGACCTTCCCGAATCCTGGATGTCTTCCAAGGAGAACATTGATTTGGATACCCAGCTCAACTTTGTTTGCACCGCCGACATCATCGGTGGCAACAGTGGCTCACCCGTGGTGGATCGCAACGGGGCGCTGGTGGGACTGATTTTTGATGGCAACATCCAAAGTCTGACCAGTGACTATCTTTACACCGATGTACAAAGTCGCGCGGTGAGTGTGTCGGGCGTGGCCATTCCGGAAGCCCTGCGTTCGATCTACCAAGCCAATGACTTGGCCGATCAACTCGGCAACTGA
- a CDS encoding ABC transporter ATP-binding protein, which translates to MKSFRRVLQLSLRRRMSLLGILLSSLVIAALWGANIGTLYPMVEVVFKGDDLPSYVEERLASSRVQAEQQREQIAQLETELGELKQQEKKATDAAAKASLQQQINTTTFEISSAELSQTASAKTADWLLWVQPWVDQAAPRGAFPTLVFIVAMLVGGTAIKLVALTINLMLVQYVAEGTVMELREKYFRKSLHLDLDHFGQNGSANLTSRLTNDVAHIAVGVSTLLGRLIREPLKMAVCLFGAATVCWRLLLLVMIVSPLMAFVMQHLSRAIRRASRRAMEEMSSLYGMLNDAFGGIHVVKSFNTQAYERARFRTRVQAYFRRSMKVALYNTLARSSSELLGLTMVGLAILAGGYLVINQQTHLLGIRMSVQPLDVGQVLLFFAMLIGASDPARKLSDVWTSLQRGIAASNRVYEIIDEPIRVTEPASPVHLDRPHNTIQFKGVHFQYPSGPMVLRGINLTIPHGETIALIGPNGCGKSTLINLLCRFDDPHEGEVCFDDVAINRLATRDLRRRIALVNQRTVLFDDTIENNIRYGSPSADAHDVVRAAKLAFADDFIRRKTPDGYQTLLGSGGVRLSGGQMQRIALARAFLRDPDILILDEATSQIDIESEQLIHRALEMFLENRTGIMITHRASTLAMADRVAVLDMGQVADVGTHHQLLASNSFYRSLCHSDLTDAA; encoded by the coding sequence ATGAAGAGTTTTCGCCGAGTTCTGCAGTTGTCGCTGCGACGTCGCATGTCCTTGTTGGGGATTTTGTTGTCGTCGTTGGTGATTGCAGCTTTGTGGGGCGCGAATATCGGCACGCTGTACCCGATGGTGGAAGTCGTTTTCAAAGGCGACGATTTACCCTCGTACGTTGAGGAACGGCTGGCCAGTTCGCGAGTCCAAGCGGAGCAGCAACGCGAGCAAATTGCGCAGTTGGAGACCGAGCTGGGCGAGCTGAAACAACAGGAAAAAAAAGCGACCGATGCCGCCGCGAAGGCTTCGTTGCAACAACAAATCAACACCACCACCTTCGAAATTTCCTCGGCCGAGTTGTCACAAACCGCGTCTGCAAAAACAGCGGATTGGTTGTTGTGGGTTCAGCCTTGGGTTGACCAAGCCGCTCCTCGAGGAGCGTTCCCGACCCTGGTTTTCATCGTCGCGATGTTGGTTGGCGGAACGGCAATCAAATTGGTTGCGTTGACGATCAACCTGATGCTCGTTCAGTACGTCGCTGAAGGCACGGTGATGGAACTGCGAGAAAAGTACTTCCGCAAATCCTTGCACCTGGACCTCGATCACTTTGGACAAAACGGCTCCGCCAACCTGACCAGTCGTTTGACCAACGACGTCGCTCACATTGCCGTGGGGGTCAGCACGTTGCTGGGACGGCTGATCCGTGAACCGCTGAAGATGGCGGTTTGTTTGTTTGGAGCCGCCACGGTTTGTTGGCGTTTGTTGTTGTTGGTGATGATTGTTTCGCCGTTGATGGCGTTTGTGATGCAACACCTCAGCCGCGCAATTCGCCGCGCCAGCCGCCGAGCGATGGAAGAGATGAGCAGCCTTTACGGGATGCTCAACGATGCCTTTGGTGGCATTCACGTCGTCAAATCATTCAACACACAAGCCTACGAACGAGCTCGCTTTCGTACCCGGGTGCAGGCCTATTTCCGCCGCTCGATGAAGGTGGCGTTGTACAACACACTCGCTCGCAGCAGCAGCGAATTGCTCGGTTTGACGATGGTCGGACTGGCGATTTTGGCTGGCGGGTACCTGGTCATCAACCAACAAACCCACTTGCTGGGCATTCGCATGAGCGTGCAACCGCTGGATGTCGGTCAGGTGCTGTTGTTCTTTGCGATGTTGATCGGTGCTTCGGATCCAGCCCGCAAATTGTCGGATGTTTGGACGTCGCTGCAGCGTGGCATTGCCGCGTCGAATCGCGTTTATGAGATCATCGACGAACCCATTCGTGTCACCGAGCCCGCCAGCCCGGTTCACTTGGATCGACCGCACAACACGATCCAGTTCAAAGGCGTCCACTTCCAATATCCCTCGGGACCGATGGTCTTGCGTGGCATCAACCTGACGATCCCACATGGCGAAACGATCGCCCTGATTGGACCCAACGGTTGCGGGAAGAGCACATTGATCAACTTGCTTTGTCGTTTTGACGATCCGCACGAAGGCGAAGTCTGTTTCGACGATGTTGCGATCAACCGCTTGGCGACACGCGATTTGCGTCGACGCATCGCACTGGTCAATCAACGAACCGTGTTGTTTGACGACACGATCGAGAACAACATTCGCTATGGCAGTCCCAGCGCGGACGCTCACGATGTGGTTCGCGCCGCCAAATTGGCCTTCGCCGATGACTTCATTCGCCGGAAAACACCCGATGGCTATCAAACCTTGCTCGGATCTGGCGGCGTGCGACTGTCCGGCGGCCAAATGCAACGAATCGCACTGGCTCGAGCCTTCCTGCGGGATCCGGACATTTTGATTCTGGACGAAGCGACCAGCCAAATTGATATCGAGAGCGAACAGCTCATTCACCGTGCCCTGGAAATGTTCCTGGAAAACCGCACGGGAATCATGATCACTCACCGGGCCAGCACGCTCGCGATGGCTGACCGTGTTGCGGTGTTGGACATGGGCCAAGTCGCCGATGTCGGAACGCATCATCAATTGCTTGCTAGCAATTCGTTCTATCGCAGCCTCTGCCACAGCGACCTGACCGACGCGGCGTGA
- a CDS encoding fumarylacetoacetate hydrolase family protein codes for MVAFCRYVDSSGATRLAIRKETETQLAPRPKVCPVGDLLGAEVEQKWLQGNTLFSLGQADFDQLPTPDESQWTDAPEQLLPPVPCPEKILCIGLNYLDHAIETGAEKPSLPVVFSKFNSALVGHGQDIVLPKISDKVDYEAELVVVIGKTARHVDASEAMKAVFGYAVGHDVSSRDWQKGRPGGQWLVGKSFDTFAPLGPAVVTADEIPDPGNLPIRLHINGETLQESKTDQLIFDIPALIAHLSKFMTLKPGDLIFTGTPSGVGDARTPPRYLAPGDRCVVEIDGIGRLENTCQAEA; via the coding sequence ATGGTTGCTTTTTGTCGTTACGTTGATTCTTCCGGTGCCACTCGTTTGGCGATTCGAAAAGAAACCGAAACCCAATTGGCTCCTCGTCCCAAAGTTTGTCCCGTTGGCGATTTACTGGGTGCGGAAGTCGAACAAAAATGGCTCCAAGGCAACACACTCTTTTCGCTCGGCCAAGCGGACTTCGATCAGCTGCCCACCCCCGATGAATCTCAGTGGACCGACGCCCCGGAACAACTGTTGCCCCCGGTGCCCTGCCCGGAAAAGATTCTGTGCATTGGCTTGAACTACCTCGATCACGCAATTGAAACAGGAGCCGAAAAACCCTCCCTGCCGGTCGTGTTCAGCAAATTCAATTCTGCGTTGGTCGGGCACGGCCAAGACATTGTGCTGCCTAAGATCAGCGACAAAGTCGACTACGAAGCCGAATTGGTGGTGGTCATCGGCAAAACCGCCCGCCACGTGGATGCCAGCGAGGCGATGAAGGCAGTCTTCGGATATGCGGTTGGCCACGATGTGTCGTCGCGAGATTGGCAAAAGGGGCGTCCCGGCGGCCAATGGTTGGTGGGCAAATCTTTCGACACGTTCGCACCTCTGGGTCCTGCCGTGGTCACCGCCGATGAAATTCCAGATCCAGGGAATCTCCCGATTCGCTTGCATATCAACGGCGAAACCCTGCAAGAGAGCAAAACGGATCAGCTGATCTTCGACATTCCAGCGCTGATCGCTCACTTGTCGAAGTTCATGACCCTGAAACCCGGCGACCTGATTTTCACGGGCACCCCATCGGGAGTCGGTGACGCTCGAACACCACCTCGCTACTTGGCACCGGGTGATCGCTGCGTGGTGGAAATCGATGGCATCGGTCGCTTGGAAAACACCTGCCAAGCCGAAGCTTGA
- the hemQ gene encoding hydrogen peroxide-dependent heme synthase, with translation MTSDSSPSRPPASSAGGPPPGVGRPGHAPLPEPSVIPEEGWHCGHYFYRFRREMFDGAIAPNHREQFLAALNPTGDAVPERLATYWISGHDCDFGVMVMDPDPAKVDGIHQSIMAPGIGRLIEPAWSFVSVSEVSEYVPSIEEYRRRLIKEGNAPDSPELAAKVAAYERRLPMMNRNRLQPEIPDWPSACFYPMNKSRVPGANWFMEPFSARNQMMAEHAQSGMAFAGKVSQLISVGVGLDDWEWMVTLWGRNPQYLKDIVYKMRFDQASAKYAEFGPFYVGYKADADAILNHCRLL, from the coding sequence ATGACATCTGATTCTTCGCCGTCGCGCCCGCCCGCTTCCTCCGCTGGCGGTCCTCCTCCAGGAGTTGGCCGACCCGGACATGCTCCCCTGCCCGAGCCCAGCGTGATTCCAGAAGAAGGTTGGCACTGCGGTCACTACTTCTATCGTTTCCGCCGCGAAATGTTTGACGGTGCGATCGCACCCAATCATCGCGAGCAGTTCCTGGCGGCGCTGAACCCCACCGGCGATGCGGTCCCAGAACGTTTGGCGACGTACTGGATCAGCGGTCACGATTGTGACTTCGGCGTCATGGTGATGGATCCCGATCCAGCCAAGGTCGATGGCATTCATCAATCGATCATGGCACCGGGAATTGGTCGGTTGATTGAACCCGCGTGGTCGTTCGTCTCGGTCAGCGAAGTGAGCGAATACGTTCCTTCGATCGAAGAGTATCGGCGGCGATTGATCAAAGAAGGCAACGCACCGGACTCACCTGAGTTGGCCGCGAAAGTGGCTGCTTACGAGCGACGTTTGCCGATGATGAATCGCAATCGCTTGCAACCTGAGATTCCGGATTGGCCATCGGCGTGTTTCTATCCGATGAACAAGAGCCGTGTCCCGGGTGCCAACTGGTTCATGGAACCGTTCAGTGCTCGCAACCAAATGATGGCCGAACACGCCCAAAGCGGAATGGCTTTCGCGGGCAAGGTCAGCCAACTGATTTCAGTCGGCGTGGGACTGGATGACTGGGAATGGATGGTGACCTTGTGGGGTCGCAACCCTCAGTACCTCAAAGACATCGTCTACAAGATGCGATTCGATCAAGCGAGCGCCAAGTACGCCGAGTTCGGGCCTTTCTACGTCGGCTACAAAGCGGATGCGGACGCGATTCTGAACCACTGCCGTTTGCTGTAA
- a CDS encoding sugar phosphate isomerase/epimerase family protein yields MNTLAINQLSTLRWEFEQDAQAYSDRGFEGIGLFRPKLDDLGIDRAVELLAETNLQVTSLSWVGGFTGSDGRGFDDAVRDAMGAVRDAAELRAETLIVLAGGRNNHIRKHARRTLCDALSHLAIIAEEFGVKLSLEPIHAGCGVEWSFVNDLESTLEILDIVDSSNLGIVLDTYHVGMDDRVLDMLPHVVPFMHLMQLGDGRHSPLGEMNRCLLGEGCVPIQSLVHRVLELGYSGPIEVELIGEDVEPLSYESVLDHTRSYLDQNIGPVKST; encoded by the coding sequence ATGAACACCTTGGCGATCAACCAATTGTCGACTCTTCGATGGGAATTCGAGCAAGACGCTCAAGCGTATTCCGACCGAGGTTTCGAAGGCATTGGCTTGTTTCGACCCAAGCTCGATGACCTGGGAATCGATCGAGCGGTGGAGCTATTGGCCGAGACGAACTTGCAAGTCACCTCGCTGAGTTGGGTCGGTGGGTTCACCGGCAGCGACGGCCGCGGATTCGATGATGCAGTTCGCGACGCGATGGGCGCGGTCCGCGACGCAGCGGAACTGCGAGCCGAAACGTTGATTGTGTTGGCGGGTGGTCGAAACAACCACATTCGCAAACACGCCCGGCGAACGCTCTGTGACGCGTTGTCTCACCTGGCCATCATCGCCGAGGAATTCGGCGTGAAGCTTTCGCTGGAACCCATCCACGCCGGTTGCGGTGTGGAATGGTCGTTCGTCAACGACTTGGAATCGACCCTCGAGATTCTCGATATCGTCGACAGTTCCAATCTGGGAATCGTGTTGGACACCTATCACGTCGGGATGGACGACCGGGTGCTGGACATGTTGCCTCACGTCGTTCCGTTCATGCATTTGATGCAATTGGGCGACGGTCGCCACAGTCCACTCGGCGAGATGAATCGTTGCTTGCTAGGCGAAGGCTGCGTGCCGATTCAGTCACTGGTTCATCGAGTCTTGGAACTGGGATACTCCGGACCGATCGAAGTGGAGTTGATTGGCGAAGACGTCGAACCGCTCAGCTATGAATCCGTGCTCGATCACACACGCTCGTATCTGGACCAAAACATTGGTCCTGTGAAATCGACTTAG
- a CDS encoding DUF1559 family PulG-like putative transporter yields MPISVRFCAPAFVSTSVAASNTPLATSNRTVLLRRNRRAFTLVELLVVIAIIGVLVGLLLPAVQSARAAARRMSCSNNLKQIGLALHNYHGTFQKFPEGSRLSNFLGPLTAALPFLEEANTYQQFDFSRSYSDPINQEVAAQTIATYLCPSMVLPRSVPDTDLNETGGPSSYLACEGTAAYMPKADGMFGLNWTAYGYNNPAAGFRDLIDGSSNTIAYGETTYDMADYLWTSPASVAGTVKWGTARWVLGYPKVSLGTSQKELNVHNAANNGGFQSMHEGGVYFLFGDGSVRFTTEFLDRDLLNAMATRNGHEVVEDAP; encoded by the coding sequence ATGCCCATTTCTGTGCGCTTCTGCGCCCCTGCTTTCGTTTCGACTTCCGTCGCCGCTTCCAATACACCGCTGGCGACCTCGAACCGAACCGTGCTCCTTCGTCGCAACCGACGAGCCTTCACACTGGTCGAACTGTTGGTGGTGATCGCCATCATCGGTGTGTTGGTGGGGTTGTTGTTGCCCGCCGTGCAATCCGCTCGAGCCGCTGCTCGTCGGATGAGTTGCAGCAACAATCTCAAACAGATTGGGTTGGCCCTTCACAACTACCACGGCACCTTCCAGAAGTTTCCTGAAGGTTCACGGCTGAGCAATTTCTTGGGCCCTTTGACGGCTGCCCTGCCGTTTTTGGAAGAGGCCAACACGTACCAACAATTTGATTTCAGCCGTTCGTACTCCGATCCCATCAACCAAGAAGTCGCAGCACAAACCATCGCGACTTACCTGTGCCCATCGATGGTTTTGCCTCGAAGTGTTCCCGACACTGATCTGAACGAGACCGGTGGTCCTTCCAGCTACCTCGCGTGCGAAGGCACCGCCGCTTACATGCCCAAAGCCGATGGGATGTTTGGTTTGAATTGGACCGCCTACGGATACAACAACCCGGCGGCTGGCTTCCGAGACTTGATCGACGGCAGCAGCAACACCATCGCCTATGGCGAAACGACCTATGACATGGCGGACTACTTGTGGACCAGTCCCGCCAGCGTCGCTGGAACGGTGAAGTGGGGAACCGCTCGTTGGGTGCTTGGCTACCCCAAGGTTTCGCTCGGGACCAGCCAAAAGGAACTCAACGTTCACAACGCGGCGAACAACGGCGGGTTCCAAAGCATGCACGAAGGCGGCGTCTACTTCCTGTTTGGCGACGGCAGTGTGCGGTTCACGACGGAGTTCCTCGACCGCGACCTGCTGAATGCCATGGCCACTCGCAATGGTCACGAAGTGGTCGAGGATGCCCCATGA
- a CDS encoding transthyretin-like family protein — translation MTRSSQLSCMRLIAVALISVLPLGCSDSTEPERVEVSGHVTLGGKPLPRAMIRFVAIKSEPGLHDSVTMISEGHFAFDSTNGPSPGEHHVMITPMEPEMNEAVAAIQNGERDPLNARSIPARYQSTGQLRATIDAANVQPLTFELTKR, via the coding sequence ATGACTCGCTCGTCCCAACTCTCTTGCATGCGCCTGATCGCTGTTGCTCTGATCTCGGTGTTGCCGCTGGGTTGTTCCGATTCGACGGAGCCGGAACGTGTCGAAGTCTCGGGGCATGTCACTCTCGGTGGCAAACCCTTGCCCCGTGCGATGATCCGGTTTGTCGCCATCAAAAGTGAACCGGGGCTTCACGACAGCGTTACCATGATTTCAGAAGGACATTTTGCCTTCGATTCGACCAATGGTCCCTCACCGGGGGAGCATCACGTGATGATCACGCCCATGGAACCTGAAATGAACGAAGCAGTGGCGGCCATCCAGAACGGTGAGCGAGATCCATTGAACGCTCGATCGATTCCGGCCCGCTATCAGAGCACCGGTCAACTTCGGGCAACCATCGACGCCGCCAACGTCCAACCGTTGACGTTTGAACTGACCAAGCGTTGA
- a CDS encoding Kelch repeat-containing protein: MKISKKRQLLTLALILSGTTSASAHFPWLASDAKGHAVMWFGESTDDRTYPMPEAVQQIELHSTNASIADKTIEMKPVETDDLVGIQSPQPIPTGDEIAGSVTYGLYHGMKLTYHVEHLPQNDAKAWPSEPRPGAALQTVITSAKNGDIQVQLLRDGQPLPETEVKLFCEDGHEAGTETTNSNGRVSFSSEIIEPGLNSVMAGITDKNAPGELGGEEYSSTADYLTASFRISSDAAAAKKQTESPQVIAGSNVSIHPSGLADLPEELTSFGAAFLNGTLYAYGGHTGSAHSYSTAEQSNRLWALDTTDENAKWETVATGPRLQGLALVAHGDRLIRIGGFTAVNDTGEEHDLRSQSAVASFDPQTKSWSDLPALPEGRSSLDAAVLGDTVYVFGGWSLNGESEDSTWHSTAWSLDLAHPDAGWQSVATPPFQRRAISVAAQDGKLFVVGGMRSEGGPTTRVDVYDPSAKTWSLGPALPGSGMAGFGSSAFAAGDRLYVTTLDGFVHRLAAEGETWETVAKVEPARFFHRMLPVADDRLVMLGGANMEVGKFTSVDAIQIDDSK; the protein is encoded by the coding sequence ATGAAAATCTCAAAGAAACGACAACTGCTCACCCTGGCCCTGATCCTGAGCGGGACCACTTCCGCCTCGGCTCACTTCCCTTGGCTTGCTTCCGATGCCAAGGGACATGCGGTCATGTGGTTCGGCGAATCGACCGACGACCGCACTTACCCGATGCCCGAAGCGGTCCAGCAGATCGAATTGCACAGCACCAACGCATCGATTGCTGACAAAACGATCGAGATGAAACCGGTTGAAACGGATGACTTGGTCGGCATCCAAAGCCCGCAACCGATTCCCACTGGGGACGAGATCGCCGGATCGGTCACCTACGGTCTGTACCACGGCATGAAGCTGACCTATCACGTCGAGCACCTGCCACAGAATGACGCGAAGGCTTGGCCCAGCGAACCACGTCCGGGAGCCGCTTTGCAAACGGTGATCACATCCGCAAAGAATGGCGACATCCAAGTTCAATTGCTGCGTGATGGCCAACCCTTGCCCGAAACAGAAGTCAAACTGTTCTGCGAAGACGGCCACGAAGCCGGAACCGAAACCACCAACAGCAACGGCCGCGTGTCGTTCTCTTCCGAGATCATTGAACCGGGGCTCAACTCGGTCATGGCCGGCATCACCGACAAGAACGCCCCAGGGGAACTCGGCGGCGAGGAATACTCCAGCACAGCCGACTACTTGACCGCGTCGTTTCGAATCTCGTCGGACGCGGCTGCGGCCAAAAAGCAAACCGAATCACCCCAGGTGATCGCCGGCAGCAACGTATCGATCCACCCTTCGGGGCTTGCCGATCTGCCCGAGGAACTGACCAGTTTCGGGGCCGCGTTCCTGAACGGAACCCTCTACGCCTACGGCGGGCACACCGGCAGCGCTCACTCGTATTCGACCGCCGAACAATCCAATCGCCTCTGGGCTTTGGACACCACCGACGAGAACGCGAAGTGGGAAACGGTTGCCACCGGCCCTCGTTTGCAAGGGTTGGCCTTGGTCGCTCATGGCGACCGATTGATTCGCATCGGTGGCTTCACGGCGGTCAACGACACCGGCGAAGAACACGACCTGCGATCGCAATCCGCCGTGGCCAGTTTTGACCCCCAGACAAAATCCTGGAGCGACCTTCCCGCCCTGCCCGAAGGCCGATCTTCGCTGGACGCGGCGGTTCTCGGGGACACCGTTTACGTCTTCGGCGGATGGAGTCTGAACGGCGAAAGCGAAGACAGCACCTGGCACTCTACCGCTTGGTCGCTGGATCTGGCCCACCCCGATGCGGGATGGCAATCCGTCGCGACGCCCCCCTTCCAACGACGAGCCATCAGCGTCGCCGCTCAGGATGGCAAACTGTTCGTGGTCGGTGGCATGCGGTCCGAAGGTGGCCCGACCACCCGAGTCGATGTCTACGACCCGTCGGCCAAGACTTGGTCGTTGGGCCCCGCCCTTCCCGGATCCGGAATGGCCGGTTTTGGGTCCTCTGCTTTCGCCGCCGGCGATCGGTTGTACGTCACCACCCTGGATGGTTTTGTCCACCGCTTGGCTGCCGAGGGGGAGACCTGGGAAACGGTCGCCAAGGTCGAACCGGCCCGGTTCTTTCACCGCATGCTTCCGGTCGCCGATGACCGCTTGGTGATGCTGGGCGGAGCCAACATGGAAGTCGGCAAATTCACCTCCGTCGACGCCATCCAGATCGACGATTCGAAGTGA